The Streptomyces durmitorensis genome contains the following window.
CCGCCGTACGCCGAACTACTCCCCTGCACCGACGCGTCGAGCGGCGCGCCCCAGCCGAGACCGAGGGCGGCCGCGCCGAGGTTCGGCAGCAGGAGCAGGGCGATGAGCAGCGGGGACACGTCCGCGTCGTCGAGGTCGGTGAGGCCTTCGAGGTCGTCGATCTGGGCGAGGCTGATGAACGCGACGACCGAGCAGAGCGCGAGCACGATGGCGAGCGCCCGCAGCGCGGTGCCGGTGGCGCGGAACGCCGCCTGCCAGCCGGGCCGCGCCGCCAGCCAGTGGGCCAGGTCGTGGCGGTGCAGCACACCGCCGGACACGGCGATTCCGAGGACGAAGGCACCGAGCGCGGCGAGCACCGGCGAGGAGGAGAGCTCGACGCCCTCGATCTCGGGCTGCGCGAAGAGGCTGAGCACGAGGGTGCCCACGGTCACCAACAGGGTGACGCGCACGGCCGATTCGAGCCCCGCCGTGCCGCCGCCGAGGCCTCCGGAGCGCAGGAGGACGCGGTTGCGCAGGATGCGTACGCCGATGAAGAGGGCCCCGATCCACAGGGCGGTGGCGGTGAGCGGGATGAGGTGCAGCGTGGCGGTGCCGTCGAAGGCGACGTCCACGCTGGAGCTCTCGCCGCCGAAGAGGGACGACTGCTGCCGCTCGCTCCCGGAGATCTCGAAGCCGCCGCCGACGGCCTGGAGCAGCAGCGCGAGAGCGATCCGCATCCGCTCGCCGAACCCGACGACGACGTCACTGTCGTCGCCCTGCCCGTAGGAGGGAATGGCCAGCGCGACAGCCGCGACGAGCACCAAGCCCACCGGCCACAGGGCGGCTTGCGCGGCCCCGGCCCAGTCGCCCCTGAACGCCCGTCCGAAGAAGGCGCCGAGGGGCGAGGGAGCGGCGGGCGCGGCGGGCGCGGCGGGAACGTACGCGGGAGGGGGCGGAGGCGCGGGGGCGGCGGGCACCGGGGCGGGCGGAAGTACGGGCGCGGGCAGGGAGGTTGCGGTGAACCCGGGTCCTGCGGGCGTGGCTTCGGGCGCTGGCGCTTCGGGCCCCGCACCCTCGGGCCCCGCACCCTCGGGTCCCGCACCTTCGGGTCCCGCACCCTCGGGTCCCGCACCCTCGGGTCCCGCACCCTCGGGCCCCGCACCCTCGGGTGCCGGAGCTTCCGGCGCCTCACCGGCGGGTGCGTCAGACTCGGGCTCCGCCACTGCCGCCGGGGTCTCACCGGAGTCCCCAACGCCGGTCGGGCCGCCAAGCTCTGCCGCAGGCAGCTCCGCGGGCCCCGCGTCCACCGTCGTGTCACGCGGACGTTCTCGCCCGCACTTCATGCAGAAGCGGGCCTCGTCAGGGGTGGGTGCCCCGCAGTGAGGGCAATGCGACGCCATGGGAACGCTCCGTCATTGGGGAGATGACCAGAATGACCGACCCGTGCCGAAAGATCCCGCGGCGGCCGGTGCGAAAGAGCGGCTTCGCATCGACCCGCCGCGTCGGCGGAGTCGTATCACAACGGACACATCTTGCCCGGCGGCTGGTTCCCGTCAACTCGGTTCACAACGCAGGATTCTGCGCACTCCCGGTCCAGGCGCGGAAAGGGCGCAGGAAAGAGCGCAGGCCTAGGCCTTGAACCCCCGGTGCAGGGCCACGACCCCACCCGTCAGATTCCGCCACGCCACCTTCGACCAGCCCGCGTCCTGCAACCGCGCGGCCAGCGTCGGCTGGTCCGGCCAGGAGCGGATGGACTCCGCGAGGTAGACGTACGCGTCGGGGTTGGAGGAGACCGTGCGCGCGACCGGCGGCAGCGCCCGCATCAGGTACTCCTCGTAGACCGTGCGGAACGGCGCCCACGTCGCGTGCGAGAACTCGCAGATGACGACCCGGCCGCCGGGCTTCGTCACGCGGTACATCTCCCGCAGCGCCTCGTCCGTCTCGTGGACGTTGCGCAGGCCGAAGGAGATCGTGACGGCGTCGAACGTGTCGTCCTTGAACGGCAGCTTCGTCGCGTCCCCTGCCGTGAACGGCATCCAGGGGTGGCGGCCCTTGCCGACCTGGAGCATGCCGAGCGAGAAGTCGCAGGGCACGACGTACGCGCCCGCCCGCGCGAAGGGCTGCGACGAGGTGGCGGTCCCCGCGGCGAGGTCGAGGACCTTCTGCGCGGGCCGCGCGTCGACGGCCTTCGCGACCTCCTTGCGCCACAGCCGGGCCTGCCCGAGCGACAGCACGTCGTTCGTGAGGTCGTACCGTTCCGCCACGTCGTCGAACATCGAGGCGACTTCGTGCGGCTGCTTGTCCAGGGAGGCTCGGGTCACCCGGCCATTGTGTCAGGCCGGGCTTCTGCCTTGGCCGCGGCCCGCCTCGCCTGCGGCGGGCACTTCGCCTGCGGCGGGCACTTCGCCTGCGGCGGGCACTTCGCCTGCGGCGGGCACTTCGCCTGCGGCGGGCTTTGCGCGGAAGCGTCTGCCAGGTGCGGCTGCCTGGCGGGTGCGGGTTCCTTGTGGTTGCTCGCGCAGTTCCCCGCGCCCCTTACGGGGCCCTCAGCGGGCTCGGTACACCAGGCGTCCGCCCATCACCGTCGCCACGCATGTCGCCGTGCCCTGTCGTACCAGCTCCGCGCGGTCGGGTACGTCGAAGACCGCGAAGCGGGCCGGGGCACCCTCCCTCAGGGGTGGCAGCAGGACCAGTGGGGTCGGTGACAGGGACACCGGGCCCGGCAGCCGCTCGGGTCGCCGGCCGATCGCCAGGCCCGCCCTGCGGACGGTGTCGATGACGGGCCGGGCTTTCAGTTCGCCCGCGACGGCCACCGTGCCGTGCGCGAAGAGCCGCTGCACGCCGCGTCGCGCGCTGGCGCCCAGACGGGACGGATCGGCGCGGAAGACGGCCCGCGCGCGCTCCCCGCCGATGGGCTGCGTGCCGAACTCGTCGGCCTCGCGCGGGTCGGGGTGGTAGGTGCCTTCGAGGATCTCGGGGCCGTACGGATTGAGCAGACCCGGCAGGAGGATGCCGGGCCAGCGCCGTACGCGGGCAGCGGGGTGCGCCGCGGCCAATTCCTCGTAGGGGCCGACGGCGGCGATGACCGCCCCGTCGACCAGGACCGCCGCCTCGGGGGTCCCATCGGCGACGTGAAGTGTGCGCACAGTTGCCTCAGTTGGAAGCGAGGAGCTTCAGCTCGGGGTGGGCCGTGCCGCCCTCGATCGCCGTGGACGAGATGTGCGAGGCGACGCGGTCGTCGGTCGGGTCGTTCGCCGGGTCGTCGTGCACGACGAGGTGCTCGTACGTCGTGGCGCGCTGGGCCGGGACGCGGTCCGCGCTGCGGATCATGTCGATCATGTCGCGCAGGTTGTTGCGGTGCTTGGCACCGGCGGAGGAGACGACGTTCTCCTCCAGCATCACCGAGCCGAGGTCGTCAGCGCCGTAGTGCAGGGTGAGCTGGCCGGCCTCCTTGCCGGTGGTCAGCCAGGAACCCTGGATGTGGGCCACGTTGTCGAGGAAGATCCGCGAGATCGCGATCATGCGGATGTACTCGAAGATGCTGGCCTGCGTCCGGCCCTTGAGGTGGTTGTTCTCGGGCTGGTACGTGTACGGGATGAAGGCCCGGAAGCCGCCGGTCCTGTCCTGGGTGTCGCGGATCATCCGCAGGTGCTCGATGCGCTCGGCGTTGGTCTCGCCCGTGCCCATGAGCATCGTGGACGTCGACTCGACGCCGAGCCCGTGGGCGATCTCCATGATCTCCAGCCAGCGCTCGCCGCTCTCCTTGAGCGGGGCGATCGCCTTGCGCGGGCGGGCCGGGAGCAGCTCGGCGCCCGCGCCGGCGAAGGAGTCGAGCCCGGCGGCGTGGATGCGCTGGATGGCCTCCTCGGCGGAGACCTTCGAGATGCGGGCCATGTGCTCGACCTCGGAGGCGCCGAGGGAGTGGATGACCAGCTGGGGGTAGGCCTTCTTGATCGCGGAGAAGTGCTCTTCGTAGTACTCGACGCCGAAGTCCGGGTGGTGCCCGCCCTGGAACATGACCTGCGTGCCACCGAGCTCGACGGTCTCGGCGCAGCGCCGCAGGATGTCGTCGAGGTCGCGCGTCCAGCCCTTCTTGGTGTCCTTCGGTGCGGCGTAGAAGGCGCAGAACTTGCAGGCGGTCACACACACGTTGGTGTAGTTGATGTTCCGCTCGATGATGTACGTCGCGATGTGCTCGGTCCCGGCGTACCGGCGGCGGCGGATGGCGTCGGCGGCGGCGCCGAGCGCGTGCAGCGGGGCATCGCGGTAGAGGTCGAGCGCCTCTTCGGCGCTGATCCGCCCACCTGCGGCGGCACGGTCGAGGACGGACTGAAGGTCGGCCTTCTCGGTCACCGGGGCGTCCCTTTCGTAAGGGTTCTGGACGGACCGATCCAGCGTACGCCAGCCCTTTCGGCCGCCCGACGTCAGGCGGCGTACGCCCCGAAGAGCAGCCCCACGAACGCCCCGCCGATCAGGAAGGGCCCGAACGGGATCGCCGTCTTGCGCCCGGCGCGGCGCGCGATGACCAGCACTGTCCCGTACAGGGCGGCGAGCAGGAACCCGGCGAAGGTGCCGAGCAGCACCGCGCCCCAGCCGTACCAGCCCAGGACGGCCCCCAGACCGAGCGCGAGCTTCACGTCCCCGAAGCCCATGCCGTTCGGGCTGATGAGGAAGAGCACGAAGTACGCACCGCCGAGCCCGAGCGCCCCGTACAGCGCGTGCGCCCAGGAGCCGCCGTGCTCAGGCAGCAGCGCGGCGCCCGCGAGGAGGGCGAGCGCGGCTGCGGCGAGCGGAAGAGTCAGCACGTCGGGCAGCCGGTGCACACCGAAGTCGACGACGGCGAGCAGGACCCCGAAGGGCGCGAGCACCAGCCAGACGGCCAGCTCGGGCCGCGGGCCTGTGGCGGCGGCGAGGGCGGCGCAGACGAGGGCGGTGGCGAGGGCGACGGTCGGGGTGCGGGGGCCGAAGCGGTCGCCTTGCGGGCACCGCGCGAGCCCGACCCAGCCGCCCAGGGGGTGCCCGTCTGGGCAGCTGTCCCGCCATGCCTCGTCGGGCGGCACGGAGAGCCGGTAGACGGCACGGGGGACGAGCAGCCCGGCGGCGGCGCCCCAGAGGGCGCTGCCGACGACGACGTACAACAGCGGGTCCAACGGTCACCCTCTAGATGCGGAGATACGGGTGGGTGGGTGGGAGAGGTCCGCCGCGAAGCGGCGGCCTCGAAACGCCCCACCCTCCGCAGCGAAAGAACTACCCCACGGCGGTGAGGCCACTGCGCCAGGTAGGAAGCAGCTCGTCCAGCAAGGCTTCCGTACGCGGCGGCACGCCCCGCGCCCCACTCCGGGCGACGAGATCGGCAGCCACCTGCTGAAGGCGCCCCGGGTCACCCACCGCATGCGTGGCCCGCAGCAACTCGTTCCAGAGCCGCTCATCCCCCGGAGAAGAGTTCAGCGCGGCGTTCAGCGCCTCGATGGCCTTCTCCGCGCGCCCCTTCTCCAGGTGGAACTCGGAGAGGGCGAGCCCGATGTCGGCGACGAGCAGCGGCAGCTGCGCGTCGATGATCTCGTGCGTGAGCCACGCGTACCGCCCCTGCGGCCGGTCCGCGAGCAGCGGCCCGCGCACGAGCACCAGGGCATCGGTGAGCATCCGCCCGCGCACGGCCCGGCTGTTGGCCCCGCGCCCCTGAGTCGCCTCGTGGTACAGCGACCGCAGGACGTCCAGGTCGGAGACCACGGACTTGGCGAGCGTGAGCCGCCCGCTCCGGTCGGCCGAAAGGCGCGGCGACCCGTCGGGCTCGGTGCCGAGCCACTCCCGCAGCCGCTCGACGAGCGCGTCGCGCACGTCCTCGGTGACACCGCGCGGCCACAGCGCGGAGGAGAGCACCCGCGGGTGCACGCCCTCGCGGTGCAGCAGGAGCAGCGCCAGGGCCTCGTGCATCAGCGGGCTGCGCTCGCCGTCCGGAGTGTCGAGGCCGATGATCTCGTACGTACCGACGAGGCGCGCGTACACCGCGGGCCGCCCCTGCTCGGTGACGTCGACGAGGAACGGCGGAGTCGCGGCCACACGACCGGAACCGGCGGAACCGGCGGAACCTGCGGTCCCGCCCTCCCCCGGGTCCGCGTCGAGGAAGAGCTCCACGACGGCCCGCTGCTGGGCCTCGGGCAGCGCCTGCGCCTCCAGCTCGAGGCCGAGCAGCGGGGCGAGGAGCTTGCCCTCGGGGGTGATCTCCATCTCCCAGGCGGCGCCCGGCAGGTCACCGGACTCGGTGCCGACGAGGTACCCGATGCCCAACCGGCTCGCGTCGGCGGCCAGTTCGGCGAGCTTCACGGCATCGTCCCCGGTGGGCTCGGCGGCGAGCAGCACCAGGTGCGGGGCCCAGCGGGTGTGCTGGGCGGGCCCCGTACGGCCGGTGAGCACGGAGTCGTGACCGGCCGCTCCGAGCGCCCCACGGCGCTGCCGCGTCTCGGCCTCCATCGTCTCGATCAGCGCCTCGATGTCGTCGAGGTGCCGCAGACGGTTGGGCGCGAGCGGCGTCAGGTCCTGTCCGAAGCCGACGAGGGTGATGGTCATGCGGTCGGACCAGCCGTTGGTGGCCAGCTCGGCGGCGACGGAGGCGAAGACGGCGGCACGGTCGGCCTCGCGCCCGCTCAGCGAGACGACACCGGGTACGGCTTCGAGGTTGAGCAGCAGCCGCGAGTCGTCGAGCGTTCCCAGACTCACCAGGCCCGGGTAGGGAGCGGCGGTGTCCACGTCCTCGTACTGCTCGGCGTCGGTGCGCGCCAGCATCCAGAACGTCTGGTCCTGCCCCAACTGCCAGGGGGCGGGCGGGCGTCCGGCGGGCTGGGCGAGCTGGAGGTGCAGGTCACCGCCGCTGAGCCAGGCCGCGTACACGGTGGGAAGGGCCCGGGACTCCTCGGCGAGCGAGGCGGCGAGCCCCCGCAGGGACAGATCGAGAAGCCGTACGCCCTCGGGGTCGGCCCCCACGAGCAGCGCGTCCATCGCGTCGGCCGCGCCGCCGGTCGGCGTCGGCGGCTCCATGCCGCGACGACCGCCGATGGCACCCATGGCGGACTGCCACAGCGCGTGACGCCGACGGCGGCCGAGCGCGCCGAGCAGTCCGGCGGCGAGGAGCGGGGCGCCGATGAGGGCCTCGGGCAGCCCGAAGGAAAATCCTTCGGACTCGCTGCCGCTGCTGGCGACGGGAGCCTCCTGCTGCCCCTGTCCACCGCCCTCGGAGGGCCGCTGCTCGGGAATGGTGATGTGCGCGGTGTCGCGATCGACTGAGCCGGAGCCGGAGCCGCCTTGCTGACCGCCGCCCTGCTCCTTGGCGCCGCCGCCCTGCTGGTGGTCGCCGGACTTGGCGTAGTCGGAGATCTGCTCCTTCACGTCCTGCGAGACCTTGGGCGCCTCGTCGGGCATCTCGACGAGCTCGCCGCCGTGCGCGTCCGCGGGCATCTCCATGATCCAGCCGGGCCGGATGAGGCTGGCCTCGGACAACCGCGAGCCGTCGGGCTGCTCACGGTCCTTGTTGAGCTGGTAGATCTCCTTGTACCGGCGTCCGTCGCCCAGGTGCCGCTCGGCGATCTCCCACATGGAGTCGTGATGGCGTCCTTCGGGCGGCTGGATCCGGTAGTACTTCGTGTCCTCGCTCTTGCTCCCATCCGCATGGGCGGCCGCCTGCTCGGCCTGCTCGGCGACGGCACTTGCGGCGCTCCCTGCCTGCTCCTGCCCGAAGAGACCGCCGGGGGTCTGCTGAGCGGAAGCGGCGGACGCGGGCTTCTGGTTCCCCTCCAACGACTGCCCGAACTGCGAGAGCCCCGGCGCGAAGCTGGCGGCGGTCGCGCCCACCAGGAGCAGGGCGGCGACGAGTTGCCGGGCGAGGAGCTGGCTGCCGCCGGCGCCGGGAATGCGGCCCGGCATGCCGACACCGGAGAGCGCGGCCTTGACCTCGACCAGCACACAGGCGGTGAACTGGGCCCAGGCGAGCCAGACGACGACGGTCAGTACGTTGATGAACGTCCCGACCGTGATCTCCTGCTGCAACCAGTCCAGCGAGGGCGCACCGCCCGGAAGCGGCCACCCCACGGCGTACGCGAGGGCGCCAGGCACGCCGAAGACCAGCGCGGCCAGCGCGACGAAGGCGAGGAACGCCTTGACGAAGTCCCCGAACGTACGTCGACGCCGGGGCAGCGGCTGCGGCGTCCGATTCCGTGGAGCCGACGGGCCGCCTGTCGAACTTGAAGTGGTGCGCGCCATGGCGGGTGTCCTGATGTCCTCTGGGAGGGAGCGGATGGGGATGAGCGGTGGGCAGGGGTCTTCAACGGTCTTCGGGAGTGTGCAGCGGTCTTTGCGCTGAGCGTACTGAGGCGATGGTACGGAAGGGGCCGAAGGTCAGACAGGGGAATCCGGGGGCAACGGCCCTCAAGGGGCTTCTCCAGGTGCCCGTTTAAGCCCGAGTTGCACCGTAAGTGCAACTCTCCTTGCACGCTTCCCGCCCGATCCGGCCCGTTCCAACCCTGCGATTGACCACCTGGCGGGGGCATTCGTCCGGCATTCACGCCCCCTCGTCACAGTTCCGGCACGGATTCGCTGCGCCCACGTAGCACTTGAGGACCGTTCGCTTCCGTCATCACGCGGGGCGCGAGAACCTTCACAGGGCCCACCAGTGCTGGTAACCCACGGCTGGTAGCGTCGCCCGGCTCCATTCTCTCCTGCACACATACCTGACTCTGCCGAACTGCCGAACTGCCGAACGAACTCTGGGGGACTGCAATCGTGGCCCGTCGCACAATGCCCATCGTGACCGCGCTGGTGACGGGCGCGGCTCTGCTTCTCACTGCCTGTGGGGGCGGTGGGAGTGATGACGCCTCGGACAAGATCGAGGGGGCGGGCGGCGGCTCGGAGAAGTCGAAGACTTCGGCTCCCGCGAAGCCCGGTGCGCCGGACGTCAGTCTCCCGGGAGACCTGAAGGTCGAATTCGGCTCGTCGAAGTCGTCCGACCCGCGTCACGCGGCGGCCCAGGAAAACGCCGAGAACTACATCCGGGCCCTCAACCACGGGATCACCGCGCAGGACCCCAAGGATCCGGCGTACCAGTTCTATTCGCTGGGCAACGCCACCCGCTACGCGCAGAAGCAGATCAAGTCGTGGGTGGACGACAAATGGACCGCCACCGGAACAGACAGCTACTACCGCACCAAGACCGACAAGGTGGGCACGGCCGGTGTGCTCGTCACCATGTGCCGCGACCAGAGCAAGTTCTACGGCAAGAACGTCGAGACCAAGAAGATCAGGTACACGAAGCCGAGTCTCGACGACTACCAGGAATTCCGTCTCCTCATGAAGCAGCCCAAGGGTTCGGAGAAGATCTGGAAGGTGCTGCAGATCGAGGTCGAGGGCCGAGTGAAGGAGTGCCGGCGATGACATCCTCACGCCGTGCCGTGCGATGGTCCGCGGCATGCGCGGCGACGGCCGTGCTGTGGTCGGCCGGCGCCGCCCACGCGGCAGGACCCGGGGACAACACCACCCAGCCACCGTCCAGCGAGAAGCCGAGCGGCGGTTCCGACAAGAAGGGCACCCTGTCGGCCGGGGTCTCCTCGATCCAGCTCTCGTACCCCTCCGGCGGCGACAGCGGCGGCAAGAAGGGCAACCTCGCCCCGATCGACCCCAACTGGGAGCCCCCCGCCTGCTGGTACGAACCGGCCTTCACCTCCGCGGAGCTCAAGGAGTTCGTGGACAAGGACGGCGGCGGCGACGTGGGCATTCACGAGTCCTGGTGGGGCAAGGGCCTGTGGACCGACCACTACCGCGACGGCAAGCCGGCCGACAACTTCGACCTGCACGCGGACTCGAACAGCCAGGCCGACGGCTACAAGGACTACAACGAGGGCAAGGACGGCCGTTTCTGGCGGGGCGTCGCGCCCGACGACTCGGACCCCAAGTCCTGGGACTGCGGCCGGATCATGTTCTGGGTCGACGCGAACGAGATCCCGGACGACCCGAACGCCCCCACGCCGAAGATGCTCGCCGAGTACGCGTACGACAAGGTCAAGGTCCCGGAAACCAAGGTGGAGCTGAAGCCCGAGGCCAAGTCGACGGTGAATCTGCCCACTTGGGCCTGGCTGGACAAGGGCACCTTCAAGGACGTCAAGGTCCGCGCGGAGCTCCCGAACACCCCGCTCTGGGCGGAGACCACGGCCAAGCCGAAGAGCCTGCACCTGGAACCGGGCACGGCCGACGCGGAAACCTTCCCGGCATCGGGCGAATGCGAGATCAACGACGACGGCAGCATCGGCACGCCCTACGCCAAGGGCAAGACAAAACAGGATCCGCCGTGCGGCATCAAGTACCTCCGCGCCACCGACGGAAAGCCGTACCAGCTGAAGGCCTCCATCACCTGGGAAATCTCCTGGGAAGGCACGGGAGGCACGGGCGAGACAATGCCTGACGGCACCTTCGAGACGACCCAGGACATGGACGTACAGGAAGTCCAGTCGATCAACCGCTGAGGTGCTGGCCAATTCGCCGAGCGGGGGGGTGACGCAGGGATGGCGACACCGGATTCCGACGTAACGGGAACCTACGGTTCATTCACAAAGGCGCTTCAATTCCCCTCATATTTCCCCTTGCTCGTATCGGTCCTCTGCCAGGGGACGGACCGAGCGAATTCAGGAGTGGACCAGCCCGACCTGCTGGTCACGACAGGGGACGGTTTCGTCGCGGCTGCTCTCGACCCCGAGGAATGGCGTTGACCGAGATTCACCCGCGGGGTTTGACTGTTGACGGGGCGGACAGGAACAGCAGGCAGCTCACGCCTCACGGGCCACGCGATATCGTCGCTTCCCGGCAGCGGGACGCGGAGAGCTACGCAAGGGGGACATGACCATGGCCGGTAAGGGCAAGAGCGACCTCGCGCTTCCGCTGAGCGACCTTGAGGACTACGGGAGCAGGCTCCGGTCCGTCAAGGACAGGATGAACCGCACGAAGAAGACCTTCGAGTCCTACAAGGACGACATCGGCGACGGCGGCGTGTACGACGCGCTCGAGGACTTCGAGTCCAACTGGGAGGACGGCCGCGAGGACATCACCCAGCAGCTGACCGCGCTGGCGGACATGTCCGACGCGGTCGTACGGGAGTTCAAGAAGCTGGACGACAAGCTGGCGAAGGATGTCTCCGAAGGTGTGAAGGAGAAGGGCGGCAAGGGGAAGGGCAAGGGAGAGGGCGACTAGCAGGCCGCCCTCTCAGGCGTCCGTCCCACTCCTCCAATCCCCTCCCCCCCAGCCCCCACCATCCGGGGGTCACGTCTTGCTTGATCCACCCTCAAGTGGACTCTCGAAGCTGACGAGTTCCGTGATCTGACGCAGCAGCGCCCGGTACTCCTCGCGGCGCGCCGCGGCCGCCGTGCTCAGAGTGAGGACCGCCAAGCGCTTGCCCGTCGGATGCGGAAGGTGGGCGTGGAGCTGGAGCAAGGGTCCTCGGCTCGGTGGTAGGCCGGCCGCGGGGGCCGGGGCCCGGAGGGTTTCGCTGAGGGTGACCGGGCCGCACGCCAGGTCGGCGTACTCGATGCGGGTGTGGTGGGCGGCGGTGGCTACGGCCCGGGCGGCGGCGAAGGAGCGCGGGGACCACGCCGTGTCTCGCCAGGTGATCGTGAAGAGGGAGAGAAGAGGACTGCCGTCGCCGTTCTCCGTGTCATCACGGTGCAGTCCGATTGAGCTGTGGACTGTGCCGACTTCCCGTAGGGCCAGCAGGAGTTGTTGGGCTGTGGCCAGTTGGGCGGTGAGAGCCTGCCGGGTCGTGGAGTTCGGAGCCGCCTCGAGGAGTCGGGCAATGGCGACGTGGCGCTGGCTTGCGGCGGCGGTGCCGGGGGAGGCGAGAAGCTCGGCGATCGGGACGTGGGTGAAGCCAGCGGGGAGCGCGAACCAGATCGCCGTGTCATGGGCATGGACGGAATCGTGGAGCGTGAAGTGGGGGACCTTGTTCATGAGTTGTTCTGATCAGCCTGTTCAGGGTCGCGGTTCCGCGAGTTGCGAGGGTGCGGGACCGGGTCGGGCAGCCTGGCCCCGGCGCGGCGCGCACGCTCAAGAGCTGCGGGGCTCACGTCCCATCCAGCGGTGTCTGCACGCCTGTTGAGGGCGGTTCGCTGATAGAGCACGTGCATGCGCTTGGGGGCCTTGGCGTTGCGCCCCGGTGCGGCGACCACGGCAAGAAAGCGTGGGTCTCCGGCAAACCAGAGGGGTTCGATCTCGGCCTTCAGCCGCGGGTCGGTACGAGGACCGCCGATCCGCCTGAGCCACCAGTACTGACGGCCATGGACGAGGAACACCAAAGGGATCTTTTCCTCCGGGTTCTCCGGGTTGCGGAGCTCGAACCACATTCCGTCGTCCTGGGCCTCAGGATGCTTCGCCAGGCCACGGGGAACGTCGGCGAGGACCTGCCAGGGGTACTGCCACAAGATCCGCTGCATGCGTACGGCTGCGGGGAAGTACCCCTTGAGCTGGAGGTAGACACGGTAGGGCGCGTAGAGGAAGTACGGCATGAAGATCCACACAACCCAGTTGGGCGTGTTCGTGGAGATGCCGAGAAGCGCAATCCACCCGCCGATCCAGCCGAGAAGGCCGACGACGTTCATGACCATGTGCTGGAACCAGGCTCGACGTGTCGGTGGATGGTCCCAGGCTGTGGAGTGATCCGTGAGGTTCATCGGAGATGTCTCTCTTCAGGGGGAGTTGGTCAGGGAAAGGCATGGCGGGCGAGATCGATGAGTCCGCCGCTGTCGAGGCCGAGCCGCACACCGTCCACCCCGGTGGTACCACCCGCGGCCGTGTCGCTTTCGAGTGCCTCCGCAGCGCCGGCGGCCAGCCCGTAACCCGCTGTGGCCACACCGAGCGAACCGGACGTCACCTCGACGACACTCCCGGCCTTCTCGGCATCCGCTGCGCCGCGCACGGTGAACTCCAGGAACGGGTTGCCCAGACGGGAGATGGCACGTGCCTCGTCCACGGTCTTGGTCCCGACGGTGGTCAGCCGCTGCCCGAGGGTGACGACTTCAGCCCCTCCGCTGAGGCTGCGTACAGCACCAGCACCTCCCTTGACCACGGCGCTGAGCCCAGGTGCCATGCCGACCACATCGCTCGTCACCCCGACGGCATTGCTCCAGAAGTCGGAGTCCATCTCTGACTTGGTGACGCCGTCCCAAAGGGATTGCCGCACCGCCGGATCCGAGACCCGCAACGCGACTGCCCCCGCACTCAACGCCCCCGCCACCAACAACAGAACCGCAGCCGCAACCCCACCCGTGACCACGAACAGCGCGACCAACCCCACCA
Protein-coding sequences here:
- a CDS encoding demethylmenaquinone methyltransferase, which translates into the protein MTRASLDKQPHEVASMFDDVAERYDLTNDVLSLGQARLWRKEVAKAVDARPAQKVLDLAAGTATSSQPFARAGAYVVPCDFSLGMLQVGKGRHPWMPFTAGDATKLPFKDDTFDAVTISFGLRNVHETDEALREMYRVTKPGGRVVICEFSHATWAPFRTVYEEYLMRALPPVARTVSSNPDAYVYLAESIRSWPDQPTLAARLQDAGWSKVAWRNLTGGVVALHRGFKA
- a CDS encoding imidazolonepropionase-like domain-containing protein; this translates as MRTLHVADGTPEAAVLVDGAVIAAVGPYEELAAAHPAARVRRWPGILLPGLLNPYGPEILEGTYHPDPREADEFGTQPIGGERARAVFRADPSRLGASARRGVQRLFAHGTVAVAGELKARPVIDTVRRAGLAIGRRPERLPGPVSLSPTPLVLLPPLREGAPARFAVFDVPDRAELVRQGTATCVATVMGGRLVYRAR
- the mqnC gene encoding cyclic dehypoxanthinyl futalosine synthase, with protein sequence MTEKADLQSVLDRAAAGGRISAEEALDLYRDAPLHALGAAADAIRRRRYAGTEHIATYIIERNINYTNVCVTACKFCAFYAAPKDTKKGWTRDLDDILRRCAETVELGGTQVMFQGGHHPDFGVEYYEEHFSAIKKAYPQLVIHSLGASEVEHMARISKVSAEEAIQRIHAAGLDSFAGAGAELLPARPRKAIAPLKESGERWLEIMEIAHGLGVESTSTMLMGTGETNAERIEHLRMIRDTQDRTGGFRAFIPYTYQPENNHLKGRTQASIFEYIRMIAISRIFLDNVAHIQGSWLTTGKEAGQLTLHYGADDLGSVMLEENVVSSAGAKHRNNLRDMIDMIRSADRVPAQRATTYEHLVVHDDPANDPTDDRVASHISSTAIEGGTAHPELKLLASN
- a CDS encoding prepilin peptidase, with product MDPLLYVVVGSALWGAAAGLLVPRAVYRLSVPPDEAWRDSCPDGHPLGGWVGLARCPQGDRFGPRTPTVALATALVCAALAAATGPRPELAVWLVLAPFGVLLAVVDFGVHRLPDVLTLPLAAAALALLAGAALLPEHGGSWAHALYGALGLGGAYFVLFLISPNGMGFGDVKLALGLGAVLGWYGWGAVLLGTFAGFLLAALYGTVLVIARRAGRKTAIPFGPFLIGGAFVGLLFGAYAA
- a CDS encoding BTAD domain-containing putative transcriptional regulator yields the protein MARTTSSSTGGPSAPRNRTPQPLPRRRRTFGDFVKAFLAFVALAALVFGVPGALAYAVGWPLPGGAPSLDWLQQEITVGTFINVLTVVVWLAWAQFTACVLVEVKAALSGVGMPGRIPGAGGSQLLARQLVAALLLVGATAASFAPGLSQFGQSLEGNQKPASAASAQQTPGGLFGQEQAGSAASAVAEQAEQAAAHADGSKSEDTKYYRIQPPEGRHHDSMWEIAERHLGDGRRYKEIYQLNKDREQPDGSRLSEASLIRPGWIMEMPADAHGGELVEMPDEAPKVSQDVKEQISDYAKSGDHQQGGGAKEQGGGQQGGSGSGSVDRDTAHITIPEQRPSEGGGQGQQEAPVASSGSESEGFSFGLPEALIGAPLLAAGLLGALGRRRRHALWQSAMGAIGGRRGMEPPTPTGGAADAMDALLVGADPEGVRLLDLSLRGLAASLAEESRALPTVYAAWLSGGDLHLQLAQPAGRPPAPWQLGQDQTFWMLARTDAEQYEDVDTAAPYPGLVSLGTLDDSRLLLNLEAVPGVVSLSGREADRAAVFASVAAELATNGWSDRMTITLVGFGQDLTPLAPNRLRHLDDIEALIETMEAETRQRRGALGAAGHDSVLTGRTGPAQHTRWAPHLVLLAAEPTGDDAVKLAELAADASRLGIGYLVGTESGDLPGAAWEMEITPEGKLLAPLLGLELEAQALPEAQQRAVVELFLDADPGEGGTAGSAGSAGSGRVAATPPFLVDVTEQGRPAVYARLVGTYEIIGLDTPDGERSPLMHEALALLLLHREGVHPRVLSSALWPRGVTEDVRDALVERLREWLGTEPDGSPRLSADRSGRLTLAKSVVSDLDVLRSLYHEATQGRGANSRAVRGRMLTDALVLVRGPLLADRPQGRYAWLTHEIIDAQLPLLVADIGLALSEFHLEKGRAEKAIEALNAALNSSPGDERLWNELLRATHAVGDPGRLQQVAADLVARSGARGVPPRTEALLDELLPTWRSGLTAVG